From the Clostridium sp. Marseille-P299 genome, one window contains:
- a CDS encoding NAD(P)/FAD-dependent oxidoreductase produces the protein MSKIIVIGGGAAGMMAAIAAARNGHQVHLYEKNEKLGKKIYITGKGRCNLTNASDMETVFENVVTNRKFLYSAFYNLTNDDVIKFFDQSGCKTKVERGNRVFPVSDHSSDVISALANEMKKLSVNTHLKTEVQKIIHDETNVSGIMLSTGEVVHADAVIVATGGLSYPSTGSTGDGYRFAKDAGHTVTSLNPSLVSIHLKEEWIRNLQGLSLRNINAVVTADKPLPNVSPKDLKKVKEGKVLYEAFGELLFTHFGVSGPVILSASSYLIPYLNLCEMKLKIDLKPALSYEQLDARILRDFEEMINKQFKNALDHLLPQKLIGVIITLSGISPEKQVNAITKEERLNLVHLIKNLTFDISRLGGYNEAVITKGGISVKEINPSTMESKKIKGLYFCGEVLDVDALTGGYNLQIAWSTGFTAGNAIT, from the coding sequence ATGAGTAAAATAATCGTAATTGGTGGCGGAGCTGCTGGTATGATGGCTGCAATTGCGGCAGCAAGAAACGGACATCAAGTTCATTTATATGAGAAAAATGAAAAACTAGGTAAAAAAATTTATATTACTGGAAAAGGAAGATGCAATCTTACCAATGCATCGGATATGGAGACCGTTTTTGAAAATGTAGTTACAAATCGTAAATTTCTTTATAGTGCATTTTATAATCTAACAAATGATGATGTAATTAAATTTTTTGATCAATCTGGGTGTAAAACGAAAGTGGAACGTGGAAATCGTGTATTTCCAGTTAGTGATCATTCTTCTGATGTTATTAGTGCATTGGCCAATGAGATGAAAAAACTATCCGTTAACACTCACTTAAAAACAGAAGTTCAAAAGATAATACATGATGAAACAAATGTTTCAGGAATTATGTTAAGTACTGGTGAAGTTGTACATGCAGATGCTGTTATCGTTGCAACAGGAGGACTTTCTTATCCTTCTACTGGTTCTACAGGAGATGGCTATCGTTTTGCAAAGGATGCTGGACATACAGTTACATCCTTAAATCCTTCATTAGTATCCATACATTTAAAAGAGGAATGGATTAGAAATCTTCAGGGGTTATCTTTAAGAAATATAAATGCAGTGGTAACTGCTGATAAGCCGTTACCAAATGTTTCGCCAAAAGACCTTAAAAAAGTAAAAGAAGGAAAAGTGTTATATGAAGCATTTGGAGAACTTTTATTTACACACTTTGGAGTAAGTGGTCCTGTTATACTTAGTGCTAGCAGTTACTTGATTCCATATCTAAATCTTTGTGAAATGAAGTTAAAAATTGATTTGAAACCAGCTTTGTCGTATGAACAATTAGATGCAAGAATACTAAGAGATTTTGAAGAAATGATAAATAAACAATTTAAAAATGCTCTTGACCATCTCTTGCCACAGAAATTAATTGGGGTTATAATAACTCTTAGCGGTATTTCACCTGAGAAGCAAGTAAATGCAATAACGAAGGAAGAACGTTTAAATCTTGTTCATTTAATTAAAAATCTTACGTTCGATATCAGCCGACTTGGAGGATATAATGAAGCGGTTATAACAAAAGGTGGTATATCAGTAAAAGAAATCAATCCTTCAACGATGGAATCAAAGAAAATCAAAGGCTTATATTTTTGTGGTGAAGTTCTAGATGTAGATGCATTGACAGGCGGTTATAACCTTCAGATTGCATGGTCAACAGGTTTTACTGCAGGAAATGCAATAACATAG
- the cmk gene encoding (d)CMP kinase, with protein sequence MGFYSIAIDGPSGAGKSTIAKRIAKQLGYIYVDTGAMYRAMALYFLRNNIKPTEKEKLEEACKEVDISIRYVDGEQQVLLGDENVNAFIRAEEVGKMASNCSINPNVRIKLVELQRKLAAKENVVMDGRDIATHVLPNANLKIYLTASSSIRAKRRYDELMDKGIDCNFDEIEADIIDRDYRDMNRDISPLRQAEDAILVDSSEMTLDEVTDKIISLFSENVEVIE encoded by the coding sequence ATGGGATTTTATAGTATTGCAATTGATGGACCATCTGGTGCAGGAAAAAGTACAATTGCGAAAAGAATCGCGAAACAATTAGGATATATCTATGTAGATACAGGTGCTATGTATCGTGCCATGGCATTATATTTTTTAAGAAATAACATAAAACCAACAGAAAAAGAAAAATTAGAAGAAGCATGCAAAGAAGTTGATATTTCCATTCGATACGTGGATGGTGAGCAGCAGGTTTTACTTGGGGATGAGAATGTGAATGCATTCATTCGAGCAGAAGAAGTAGGGAAAATGGCAAGCAATTGTTCTATTAATCCTAACGTTCGAATCAAATTAGTTGAGCTTCAAAGAAAATTAGCTGCAAAAGAGAATGTCGTAATGGATGGTAGAGATATTGCTACCCATGTGCTTCCTAATGCGAATCTTAAAATATATTTAACTGCAAGTTCAAGTATTCGTGCAAAACGTAGATACGATGAATTAATGGATAAAGGAATTGATTGTAATTTTGATGAGATTGAAGCAGATATTATTGATCGTGATTATCGTGATATGAATCGTGACATTTCTCCATTACGTCAAGCAGAAGATGCTATTTTAGTAGATAGTTCTGAAATGACATTAGACGAAGTAACGGATAAAATTATAAGTCTATTTTCGGAAAACGTTGAAGTTATTGAATGA
- a CDS encoding GerMN domain-containing protein, with translation MKNKCNLYLLTTLTLCIILLSGCKNKVNTDNAGDITNGSVATGVAEITPDLFESDNRKENDNDLIPTPNVTMMATKEISIYSMNASSTQKEAITALVPESTEITPNLIVEMVEDAMADASFVIGIDSVTINNDTVIVSFRDDKPPVVNVSKEAETAILDAIAQSLLDNLQDYTKVNFRILGNSYQTDNYSFDLNYIYMEKSK, from the coding sequence ATGAAGAATAAATGCAATTTATATCTGTTAACCACTTTAACTCTATGTATAATTTTATTGAGTGGTTGTAAAAATAAAGTAAATACAGATAATGCTGGTGATATTACTAATGGTAGTGTGGCCACAGGAGTTGCAGAAATTACACCAGACCTTTTTGAAAGTGATAATCGAAAAGAAAATGATAACGATTTAATTCCAACACCCAACGTAACGATGATGGCAACAAAAGAGATTTCTATCTATTCTATGAATGCGAGTTCTACTCAAAAAGAGGCAATCACTGCACTTGTACCAGAGAGTACTGAAATTACGCCGAATTTAATAGTAGAGATGGTTGAAGATGCTATGGCAGACGCATCTTTTGTAATTGGAATTGATTCTGTTACTATAAATAACGATACGGTTATCGTAAGTTTTCGAGACGATAAACCTCCAGTTGTAAATGTTAGCAAAGAAGCTGAAACTGCAATCTTAGATGCAATTGCACAAAGTCTTTTAGATAATTTACAAGATTATACGAAAGTAAATTTTCGTATTTTAGGCAATTCTTATCAAACAGACAATTATTCATTTGATTTAAATTATATTTATATGGAAAAATCGAAATAA
- a CDS encoding competence/damage-inducible protein A gives MVVELISVGTEILIGNIVNTNAHYLARKCAELGLNLYYQVSVGDNEIRLSETIKTSLSRSDIIILTGGLGPTKDDITKEVLAKVIGKRLVMDDHTKERIADYFTRTGRTNISENNWKQAQIIEGAIILDNENGTAPGLYIETDGKHIFILPGPPSEMIPMVESKVIPILKNLSRDTLVSAMVKVCGIGESMAETLILDLIENQSNPTIAPYAKLGEVHFRITARAKNEEEGRSLINPFIEELKNRFHENIYSLEESKTLEECVVGLLKEKKFTLSAAESCTGGLFLGRLINVSGVSDVIKEGYVTYSEEAKMNLLGVKKETLDQYGVVSEEIAREMAIGAATKANAEVAIGITGIAGPSGGTKENPVGTVCIGCVVKGEVYSKRFVFSGNREKVRELSIISALDMIRRRLLAV, from the coding sequence ATGGTTGTTGAGTTGATTAGTGTTGGGACTGAAATATTAATTGGTAATATAGTAAATACGAATGCGCATTATTTAGCTAGAAAGTGCGCAGAGTTAGGGCTAAATTTGTATTACCAAGTTTCTGTAGGAGATAATGAGATACGTTTGAGTGAAACGATAAAAACTTCTTTAAGTCGATCGGATATTATTATTTTAACGGGTGGGCTAGGACCGACAAAAGATGATATAACAAAAGAAGTTCTTGCTAAAGTTATTGGTAAAAGGCTAGTAATGGATGATCATACAAAGGAAAGAATTGCAGATTATTTTACGCGTACTGGGCGAACTAATATTTCTGAGAACAATTGGAAGCAGGCGCAAATTATAGAAGGGGCTATCATTCTTGATAATGAGAATGGGACGGCTCCAGGATTGTATATAGAGACAGATGGGAAACATATTTTTATTTTACCAGGACCTCCATCAGAAATGATTCCTATGGTGGAATCTAAAGTAATACCAATTCTTAAAAATTTATCAAGGGATACTTTAGTATCTGCAATGGTTAAGGTTTGCGGAATTGGGGAGAGTATGGCAGAAACTTTGATTCTTGATTTAATTGAAAATCAAAGCAATCCAACCATTGCACCTTATGCGAAGCTTGGGGAAGTACATTTTAGAATTACTGCTAGAGCTAAGAATGAAGAAGAGGGTAGAAGCCTTATAAATCCTTTTATAGAGGAATTAAAGAATAGATTTCATGAAAATATATATTCTTTAGAAGAATCAAAAACATTAGAAGAATGTGTGGTTGGTTTATTAAAAGAGAAGAAATTCACATTATCAGCTGCAGAATCTTGTACTGGCGGTTTGTTTTTAGGACGTTTAATTAATGTTTCTGGTGTTTCTGATGTGATTAAAGAAGGCTATGTTACTTATTCAGAAGAAGCTAAAATGAATTTACTTGGCGTGAAGAAAGAAACCCTTGATCAATATGGGGTTGTTAGTGAAGAGATTGCAAGAGAAATGGCAATTGGCGCTGCAACGAAAGCAAATGCAGAAGTTGCGATTGGTATTACTGGAATCGCAGGACCATCTGGTGGAACAAAGGAAAATCCAGTAGGAACAGTATGCATTGGTTGTGTGGTAAAGGGAGAGGTGTATTCTAAACGCTTTGTTTTTAGTGGCAATCGTGAGAAGGTACGTGAACTTAGTATTATTTCTGCTTTGGATATGATAAGACGTAGACTTTTAGCAGTGTAG